The genome window tgccaggctacctgccgccctaactttaacccttattctaacccttacTGTAACCTTTGCAAGAAGTTGCTTATTAACAAAGTGTGACCGGAAGTGTGTGTGACCCACAGAAAATGCTTCCCCCGATCACGTCACTGTAGGAACGGTTTCTGTTCGGCTCAAGGTGCATGTTCTGGGGTCAGATTGCAGTACCCTCATTATGAGCTTAGTCGTTAGGGAGATTAAATAAGATCTGATCCTGTATCAGTGGTTGGAGACAACCTCTACTGTACATAACCCCCCCCCATCTGTATAGGACTGCCAGTATGTTCGGTACTGTAGGTAGTCATACCATGGTCACAACAGTTGACTGTAAGGGTGCAGGTAGCCAAGCGGTTAGATCTGGAGGCAAAAGAAatgcacacctatttaggcgaggtgctggccagCGGAGTGGAACACTTAAATAAAGGAGAGGAGCTCAGATGCTAAAGTATttatgtccaacgtttcgacagacaagctgtcttcatcagggtataatgtaaCATCTGTATAGGATCTATATAGGACTGTGCCAGTATGTTAGGTTAGGTAGTCATGCCATGGTCACAACAGTTGACCGCAAGGGTAGCAGGTAGCCAAGCGGtttgagcattgggccagtaaccagaaggtcactggtttgaagacctgagccgacaaggtgaaaaatctgtgtgcccttgagcaaggcacttaaccgtaAAGTGCTCCAGAGGCACCATatcactatggctgaccctgtaaaacacctTTCACTGCACACATCCTATTTCATCTTCATCCCATCACTTTTATCTCCCATCAGCAATGTGACTGTTGTGAATGTCATTTTACATGTATGTATCCCAACATTTCtttatttaatgttttttttttttccagaTTTACTTAATGTTTGTTTTCATAAGCAACATTCAAGTTCTCATAGACTGGTCAGAAATGGTGTTCATGAGCTATGCAATGCTCGTTTTATTTCAATAGTCCTCCTGTGTATCCAGTGTGGGTGGAGCGCCCTCCTGTGGGAGGTCTGAGTAACAGAGGAAAGTGTTCACTATCATTTTCTCCGTtttgtaatgtaaaaaaaatgctgTAAGGTTGTGTGTATTACCATCAAAATATTAGAATTTTCTGACTCTTAATGGCCAGTCATTTAACCACATTGTGTATCATTTGGGTAGCATACCAAAACATACTCTAAGCAGCATTGATGCTTTTCATGATTATGTATTTGACCTGTTTTGGGGGATAGTTTCTAGGTTAACTCTTATTGCATATGCATAAATAGGCAAACTACCTACTTTTTAATAGGGGGTTCATGATACTACACGATATGGTTCATGATAGAGTTCAAAAGTTGGTCTAAAAAACACAGCCTATGGAAACAGTTCAGGGAGTCCGAGATAAAGGCTTCTTATTACATATTGTACTTTGCTTAGTTGATGATAACAGCCAAGTTATCACCTAACTAATGCCGTCTTTATTCATTGTGTATTCATTCATCGTGTTATTTTTCCCTCTGCGATGTTATGAAgggtcgtaagtaagcatttcactgttagtctacacctgtttacgaagcatgtgacaaatacaatttagttTTGTGATATCTCCGTAGCGTTAACAATTGACACGGACATGGCATGCTCTCTCAATATTGGGTAGGGCTACGGAAGTGCACATTGTCTGTCTGTCAAACAATGGTTTTTATTTCTTATAAGCCATACATTGGGtggtcaacaggacaatgatacaTATTTCTGTCAGCCAACTGAATGAGATCAGTTGGTACAAGCCTGTATCTTTCTTTCTTTGATGTTTTGCTGGCTGGCATTGTAAGGGCCCTGATGTGTGCTGGCTTTTGTTCCTGTCAGGTTTTGGTTCCTTTCCATCTGCTTGGACAGTCTGGTCTTCATCTCAACCCACACATTTTATGCCAGGCTCACATACTGTACGCCACCCACATTGGGCGGCACTATAATGTTGCTCTTGTTTCATTTAAGTGTTAAAACATAACATGGACCTGTCAAAAGTTAACGGGCAAATGACAATCTGTATCTCTACTACATCAGTCTTGCCCATGTAATGATAGGTCTTCACTTCGTTGCCAAAATGAGTGAACACTGGCTTTCTTAGTGGAGAAATTATGAATGCCCCAGACTCTTGCAACAATGGAATATTTGAGCCTTGACAACACCACAACAGTTGTTTTACTGTGCCTATTTTTATTTGTACTATTCTGATATAAATGATAAAGGAAAACACTTATCACTGTCTCCATGTATTTATTTCCATTAATGACTTGCCTACTGATATCGACCCCAATTCAAAACAATtgtcaatggagaatctccattcaAAGTACCCTTTTAGTCCAGAACTATAGGCCTAATCTGGGAAACCAGCCTTTAAAATCTCAGCAACAGCCAATGTACAACAGTCTTAAATAATTCCCACTATCCAGTTCAAGCGTTTGGATGGGATGGCGTTTGGGGATGAATTGCAGATACAGGTAGGCCTAGGTCCTGAGCAGCAGCATCGACATGGTTAACATcgaaaatcctattacttcactACTGTTACATTTTAATCGAGTTAGACGTCTACATCACGTGGTACTTCTAAGCAGTTTAGACCAGGAGAACCCGGTTAAAGTAGATACGGAGCTTAATTTTGAGTTTTCAGCATGGACTTTCTAACAGATCAAGATGCGAAAAAGGTCAGCCTAAAATGTAGACCTAAGcgtatatatttattattttgtattgtatttactGTCAAACTTGCGTAGTAATGGCTCTCATAGCGATGGCCTATCGTCACTTATATAATTTCAGTAAATTAGTTACTTACCCTGTAGGCTGCACAGATATGAGAAGCATTTCATTTGTAGGCTACATTTTGTGCAACATCAATGTGACATTTTTGTCCATACAGTGAAAATGCAACTTGCATGCCCATGATTCAAGTGATTTACAATGTAGCACATGTAGCCTACTCACTAAATCCATTGTAGACCATCAGCGACCCTTGCATAACTTCAGCTGCTGCCAAGACCTCGGCTACAATTCTAATTAAAAAACGAAACTAACTTAAACACATTTTGTGAAAATCCAAATTACAgccaaaaaatgtatttctataGGACTCTAGTGTGCATATACTGTGGTGGTGAATACTTTCTGGACCTTTTCAACAGTACCAGGAGGACGGGTACATGATCCTGGACGGGCTCCTCAGCCCGGCGGAGTGTGATGAGCTCCGGCAGAGGATGGGAGAGATCGTGGACCGGATGGACGTTCCAGAACATTGTCGGATCCAGTTCTCCACCAATCACGACGAGCAGTTGAAAACACAGGttaacatcccactgggcacaactGGTTGATTCAACGTTACTTCCACGTTATTTCAAGAAAAACATTAAATGTGTTGACATTGAATCAACTTGGGAAACTGATTTCGATTTGCAAAATGTAATCAACGTCAGGGACATTTTTTCTCACCCAACGTTGAACCTATATCCAGTGAAAGGTGAAAGGGTCATTTATTttctgagggggggggggtgttcatgttgGATTtccattagttgacaactcaaccaactgTAAATCAAAATGAGATGTTGAGCTGACATCTGTGCCTGGTGGGATTGCACAGGAATTGATTATGTCTGCTGTAGCCTACATTGAGTGAACTGGTTTGCTTTCTGGTTTGCTTTTCTGACCCAACCATGTGTCTTCTCCATGTCTACCTATTAAAATTATAAAGATGCAGGTAAGGTTCTTTATTCCCTTCTATGCATTTCCTCCCTCTAGACTTGTCTTTATAATAATTCCTTTGTCAACGCTCATGTGTGACCCTTGCTGTCACTTGTGTAACATtgtcgcactccacactgcccttccccacctggacaaaattaacacctatgtgagaatgctgttcattgacttaaGCGTTCAACAACACatttgccacgctgatcctcaacacggggcccccttaagggtgcgtgcttagtcccctcctgtactccacgttcacccacgactgcgtggccaagcacgactccaacaccatcagtaagtttgctgacgacacaacagtggtaggcctgatcaccgacaatgagacagcctatagggaagaggtcagagacctggcagtgtggtaccaggacaacaacctttccctcaacgtgagcaagacaaaggagctgatcgtggactacaggaaaaggagggccgaatacGCCCCCGTTCACATcggcggggctgtagtggagtgggttgagtgtttcaagttccttggtgtccacattaccaagaaactatcatgttccaaacacaccaagacagtcgtgaagagggcacgacaacacattttccccctcaggagactgaaaagatttggcatgggtccccagaacttcaaaaggttctacagctgcaccatcgagcatcctgattggttgcatcaccgcctggtatagcaactgctcggcaGCCGactgtaaggtgctacagagggtagtgggtacggcccagtacatcattggggccaagcttcctgccatccaggacctatatactaggcggtgtcggaggaagggccaaaaaattgtcaaagactccaatcaccctagtcatagactgttctctctgctaccgcacggcatgcggtaccggagcaccaagtctcggtccaaaaggctccttaacagcttctacccccaagccataagactgcggaacaattaatcaaatggccacctggactatttacattgaccccctcccccctttgtttttacactgctgctactcgctgttttatctatggatagtcactttacccctatccacatgtacaaatgaccgcgactaacctgtatccccgcacattgactcggtaccccctgtatatagcctcgttattttgttactttttattttattgattACTTTAGTTTAATAAGTAAATATTATTTAGTAaatcttgaactgcattgttggttaaaggcttgtaagtaagcgtttcacggtaaggtctacacctgttgtattaggcacaatttttttttgttgatttGCTCTTATAGCTGGAATACCTTATCCTTATCTATCTGCAGGGAAACGCTGACTACTTCATCACCAGTGGAGATAAGATCCGCTTCTTCTTTGAGAAAGGAGTTTTTGATGATAAAGGTGAGGCCTTATTATGAATCAAGGTTAATCTCTCAACTCACTGAAATGTGATGCAATATAGAATGTGTTGGATTTATTTGACATTGATTGACAGCTAAGTGTCACTTGCTTTATAGGAGATTTCACCGTGCCAAAAGAACGCTCTCTCAACAAAATTGGACATGGTGAGTTTCAAATCTTTGATTAGATGTTGTGCTTATCTTTCAAAAGTTTTGATAACATTTTTTGCCAAGACTATCAGATAGATCTAGTATCCAGTAATCTACAGTATTCATGATCCTATTTCGTCTCCAATAGCACTCCATGCCTATGAGCCTTTATACAAAACTGCCACTCATTCACCCAAGATTCAGGTGAGAATTCCTTCAGCAGCTAGTCAGTAAAGGACACAACAGATAAACTGTTACAGTTAGATTAACACTGAAGAATACAGACTTATtgcttatctgtatttttttgaaactgcactgtcggttaggggctcgtaagtaagcatttcacggtaaggtctacacctgttgtattcggcgcatgtgacttataaaatttgatttgatttgactgccCTGTTTCTCTCCCAGGGTATAGCCAAGAAGCTTGGTCTGAAGAGTCCTGTGATTTTGCAAAGCATGTACATTTTCAAGGTACAGTGcacaccagctttttacattttaCTAGTCTGACTTTTTCTTTATAAAGTGTGGTAACTGGTTCTGACATTACTCCGTTGTGTTTTTCAGCAACCAGGGATCGGTGGAGAAGGTAAGAAAATGACTGAAACAACTGTTTACGAATACTGTAGAGTttctgtgattgtgtgtgtgtattttgaagCCCATATGGCACTTTGCCTACCTGTTTGTCAGTGACGCCCCACCAAGACGCTACATTCCTCCACACGGAGCCCCTGGGCAGGGTGATGGGCGTGTGGATCGCCCTGGAGGATGCCACCCTGGACAATGGCTGCTTGTGGTTCATCCCCGGCTCACACAACAGTAAGGCACTAATGATGACCTTTGACCCATGTTAAAAGTCCATTCATTATTCATTGGTGCCAAGACCCGGGACTGGTTATTTATCTCAGCTCCTCCTTTGAGATTTCAAAACAAGTTCAAGTAAATTGAGAACCACTGCCTTCATCAGTCTCAACCAGGTTTTGAATAACAGGGGTGCCCCACTAAGGAGTCAGCATGTAATTCAAACCAtgatctcccccttccctctagaTGGT of Salmo salar chromosome ssa01, Ssal_v3.1, whole genome shotgun sequence contains these proteins:
- the phyhd1 gene encoding phytanoyl-CoA dioxygenase domain-containing protein 1; this translates as MDFLTDQDAKKYQEDGYMILDGLLSPAECDELRQRMGEIVDRMDVPEHCRIQFSTNHDEQLKTQGNADYFITSGDKIRFFFEKGVFDDKGDFTVPKERSLNKIGHALHAYEPLYKTATHSPKIQGIAKKLGLKSPVILQSMYIFKQPGIGGEVTPHQDATFLHTEPLGRVMGVWIALEDATLDNGCLWFIPGSHNNGITRRMVRTPEGTYPLTDFVGREATYDDKLFIPAPVKKGGVVLIDGEVVHKSEQNTSEKSRHVYTFHIMESQKTKWSPENWLQPTEELPFPALYTK